From the Hevea brasiliensis isolate MT/VB/25A 57/8 chromosome 13, ASM3005281v1, whole genome shotgun sequence genome, the window ATGGAAACATTATTATgacactaatttttttttttaagactaTAAGATGGCTCTTTTAATTGTGTTGACTATTAACTGAAGAATCTTTCAAATTATACTCTTGAACATACATACCCTTCCATTCCATAAAATATTGTCATTCTTCTTAAAATGTTTTGCTTACTATAAATTTGTTCTCTATGTTTGGTAGTATATGCAAacattttattcttaattttttcaATGATATAACTATCTATAaatactaaaaataaaataaatatatatatttttattaaaaacaaTATATTATAATATGTGTATGTGTATGCGAGACATGCCACATAGTCAATTATTAAATTGATCAATGTAAAATTAACTATATGAGCCTTAACCCGTGATCTATATAACATGTCAAGTAGTCAATCATAAAATTGATCACATGCAGTCAATTATAAAATTGATTGTTGTCCCAAAGAAAGtgaccaagaggggggtgaattagaCACTTTATGCAATTTTTCAGTCCTTGCTggtgacttagtgaataattatAGCTTAGCACTTCTAAGTATGTGAATAACTTTGTTTTCAAAGTGTACTCTAAGCAACCTAACAAGTTTTCCACAACCAGCAGCTGAAATATAAAATAACAACTTAATATCAAGTATTTCTATTCACGTATGGTTCAAAATGTGCAAGTGTGATTGTTCAAGCTCACTATTAACTCAATAGAATAGattctcaacacattcaataTGTAACAAAGTAAtataatgctggaaattaaagagTTGAGGGAAGAAGAAAATCGAACACaatgtttatagtggttcggctttctTGGCCTACATCCACTCTTCTCAAAGTTCTACTTTGAGAGTTTCTTCACTATTTGATCTTTTCAGCAAGCAAGATTCAAAGCCTTTATAATCTCAACAAGGTTCCCAGGTGCTTGAAACCTTTACAACGTCTTTTCTTCCCATAAAAGACTACAAGCTTGACtaggtgcttgaaaacctttcACAAGTGTGTCCTCACACTTACACAAACTTAAATAGGTTTTGTTATAGATGAAATCATTCTCAATAACTCTCAGATACAGAAATAAATGCTAaaagattgagagagaagatCTGCCACTAAAGCTCAAGAgtatttgaatgaaagctttaaaaataGCACAATAAATTCTCAATGAATAAGAGCACTTATATTAGGTAAAATTAtagtaaatgatgccttttataGGTGCTTTCCATTGCTATAAACATCTGCTAGAGAGTGTGTCTAACGGCTCTCTAATTTTCAAAAAACTAACCATTACTTCATTAAAAGTCGTGCATGGAAGATCTGCCACTAAAATTTTCACAGGTTAACTAGTTTCATAAGATAGAAAATTTTAGACAacaaaactagttaactaatttCACAACCAGTTAACTAATTTCGCTACTGTCtgacttaaattttgaaaatgtgaGTTTTTGAAGGaaagttataaaaattattttaacaatTCAAAAACCTTAAGAATGATGTAAAACACTTTTGAAACACTTgaatctaaaaacaaaattgattttaggtctTAAGTGGCATAATCTCTTCAATCTTGTACAATAGACCTAAAAACTTAATTTCTATTCTATTTCTTCATAGACTTTGATTCGTTTTGTACTATACAAGATGATAATCTCCTTTTAGATCAGCTATTTCAATATAATAGTCCTTCGATCAAGTCTTTGCATGTCATGACCTATAAGATCACTTCAAATAATATGCACAAAGGCTTAAagtatatttcattaagttttgcTATCATCAAAACCAAGCTTATTGTAGCTTATGGGGcctacaatctccccctttttgataatGTCAAAACTCAATGAATGTATGAAGATCATAAAGATAAAAGTGTATAACTATCTATATATGTCACATATGTAAGAACTTGCTTTGAGACAAGCTCCCCCTATATGTATGCACACAATCATTCAAAATGCCATAAAGTTGAGGAACTATAAATAGCTCGCCCCCAATCTAATATTCAAAACATTTTGAAGATAACAACACATATAAGCAATTTCCAAGATCAAGTAAACCATTATAATGCAAGATATATCAATCACAAGTCAATTCTAGAAGATCAGCATCATAATTTCATTTACTTTCCAAAATATAAAATATCCATATCAAAATATGAACCATATAACCATTGAGCAAAAATTAGCTAATCAAATACCCAGTTAACTAAAAAACATACTATTAGTTAAACACATAAGAGCAACTTTTGTCCTATATTTTTCTATCTTCCCTATTTTCTCCCCCTTTTGACATCAACAAAAAGAAACAAGAAAGAAAACAATGAAACATAATTTTAAAGATCATAAAGTAAATGTTGAAaccaaaagaaataaaatattctTAAAGATCTAAAGATTTATCCTTTGCTGCCAGGGATCCTACCAATCCTAAGTTGAGTAGGATCAACAACTTTGGCTTGTTTCTTTTTCTTTAGAGGGGCTTGTTCAGGTATGGTGAGCTGGATTCTTGGAGGAATAGGTAAAACTAATTTTCTAACTTGTGCTTTGGTTCTTCTAGGGCCATAAGTCATAGGTAAGGAAATAGATGATTCAGGTACTGATTGAGAACTAGTAGGAGCAGGGTTTGGTTGTGCAGAAGATGGGTTTTATGGCTGTTCATCTTTCTTGTTGCAatcatcttctttttcttcttgttGACTAGAACCATTTTTGCTTTCGCTTTTCCCATTCTTATTACTGTTGTTGCTCTTTGTGTGAGATGAGGAAGTTTCGCTTGATTTCTCCTTATCagattctttttcttgttctgaTTTTTCTTATGCAGTAACTTTCTTCTCATCATTCTTTTCAATTTCTGCAACTTCAGATTGCTTACTTTCTTCCTTTCCCTTCTCAACAGTCTCTACATTctcctctttttcttcttctattttAGAAATTTTTACTCTACTTGAACCAGTCTCCTTTGCATGACTAGTACCAGCAATGCCATATGGGTAGTTTCCAAAGTCTCCAAACTTTCCAAAAGATTTACCAAATAACCTTTGGGCAATCTTCTTCATGAACCATTCCTGCCTATCCAGTCTCTTAATCAACATCTCCATTTTGGCATTTTGCTCAGCCATAATCCCTTGTTGTAATTCCtgagatttttccaaaatagtcAAACTCAATCCACttatttctttgatttccttCATCATGTCTAGATTTGCCTTAGCCATTTTCACAAAATCTGACATCTTcaacttcattttcttttctttcttagaACTCTCCCCTTCATCTATCTTAGAATCTCCTTTTTTCATCTTACTTACTGGAATATCATATTATGTTTCAGAGTTTAATTCTGTTTTAGATTCAACTtcaatttcatcttcttcatcttgttttttctcttctttcttaCTCCTTTTTCTACCATCATCAGCTTTCAATACCTCCTTAATAGGGATAGGATTGCTAAACTTCTTCTCTTTACTTAATTCAACTCCCACAGCTTGAAATACCAGAGTTAAAGGCATAGCATATGGCAATCTTCGATGCTTACTAGACTCGGCAATCACTTTAACAATCAAATATGGCAAATTAAATCTAATTTTGTTAACCAAGTGCCACATAATGCACAAATCAAGACTATTTGCATAAGAATAACTACCACTTCTAGGATTAAGCAAATATCTAATGAAGGATTGCAGAATTCTATAATTTTGATAGACAAGACTAATATTAGTCATTTCATTTTCTGGTGTCCCCTCTGAAAAGATAGATAATTGAAATGCCTTCTCATTATAATCTTCGAGCTTCTTAACATCTTTGAAAGTTCCAATCCTATTTCCATCTTTGGCAAATTCAAAACAGAGGCTAAGAAATCAACATCAATGACCTTACTCTTCTTTTTGATTACCACACTAAAACTTTTTCCTTTAAAAACTTCTTTTATACTTCCATAAAATTCTTGAATCAAGTAAGGATAATAAAAATTCATTCAACTTAGAAAATTCCAACCATCCTTGAAAAGTAAATAGAATCTCAAAATCATATGGTAAATCAGAGAATGAATCCCATTTAATGTACCTTGGTTCAAAAATATTTCGTTGCATAAAGGGTTTTGGAACAGGGGCCTTCTcgactttcttcttcttcttggaaaGTTCAGACCCAGCAATaccctttccttttctctttttcatcagTTCTGCAACTGTCTCTGTTTCCTCTTCATTATCGTTTACTTCAGTGtcatcttctctttcttttttaggTCTACCAGCAGCCTTCATAGCATCACCCATGAATTTTCGAAGTTTAGTAGCCATTTGTTTTACTCTTGCCATTGATTTTTTAAGGATTTCAGAGAACAGTAATGGTTTAAGGCAAAATAGGTTTATCAGTGTTCAGGGATTTTAAAGGAAAAATGGGGGATTTCTAGTTTAGAGAGAGATTTGGGTTTCTAAGGCAATGGAGAATCAATTTGCAGCAAAAATAAGGAAGTCTTTAAGAGATTGATTGAAAGGATGTGCAACAGTTgccaaaaatatgaataaaattcaaattttaaaagtGAAAACTGATTTTCACGGAGAACCGGGAAATCTCATTTTCTTAAAAGTCATTTTTATcctttaaagatataaaatacaTTTATCTATACTTAGGGGTATATTGgtcaaaagaaaatataaagagaGCTAAAATACCTGTTAGAAAGAAACTGGTTTTAAAACAGGTGCATTTTCTCGAATATGTACAGaagcaaaattagttaactaattttaaaACCTAGTTGGCTAAATTTAATACAGATATAAAACTAGACAACTATAGTGAGAAAATAGTTAATTAGAAACACAAATACACAGAATATAACGCTAAACACATTTTCAACCAAGTTAAGCAGCAAGTTCATATTAAATGTAATAATTATCATTCAATAACTTCACTCATGCCAAGTTCCCTTCTAATCCTACAAAGTTTTCTTCATTgagtggttttgtaaaaatgtcTGTAAGTTGTTATTCAGTAGGAATAAATTCCAACTCAATGTCACCAttgtgaacatgatctctaataaagtgATGTCTAATTTCTATGTGTTTTGATCTAAAGTGCTGAACTGGATTTTTGGTTAGGTTGATAGCACTAGTGTTATCACGCCTTATAGGAATATGATCAACTTTTATACTAAAATCTTCTAATTATTGCTTCATCCATAGGATTTGGGCAACACAATTTCTTACAGTAATGTATTTTGTTTCAGCAGTAGAAAGAGCTATAGAAGTTTGTTTCTTGCTATGCCAAGATACTAACGCATGACCTAGGAATTGGCAAGTACTCGAAGTGCTCTTTCTATCTAATCTACTTCTAGTAAAGtcagaatcactataaccaactaGATCAAATGTGTCACGCTTAAGATACCATACACAAATTGAATGTGTTCTAATGAGATATTTAAAAATCCTTTTAACAATAATTGGATGAGATTCCTTGGGACATGATTGAAACCAAGCACACAAACACACACTAAAATGAATGTCAGGTCTAGATGTTGTTAAATACAAAAGTGAGCCAATAATACCTCTATATAACTTTTGATCAacatctttacctttttcatctttttaTAACTTGATGTTGGAGCTCATAGGAGTTCCTATACTCTTTAAATCATCCATCTTGAATTTCTTTAACATCTCTTTGATGTACTTGGATTGATTAATGAAGATACCATCATTGTGTTGCTTAATTTTTAGCCCAAGGAAAAAGGTGAgttcacccatcatgctcatctcaaattcattttGCACCATCTTAGAAAAACTTTTGCATAAAGAagcattagtagcaccaaaaataatgttatcaacataaatttgaacaaTAAGCATATCGTGTTTATGTATTTTTGTGAAAAGTGTGTTGTCTACTTTTCCTCTTTGAAAACCATTTTCTAAAAGAAACTTACTAAACCTCTCATACCAAGCTCTAGGGGCTTGATTCAATCCATATAAGGCCTTAgtgagtttataaacatgattagaAATTCATAGCTTTCAAAACCTAGTGGTTGTtcaacataaacttcttcattaaTATAACCATTCaagaatgcacttttaacatccatatgatataacataaatttcttataacatgcaaatgcacataGCATCccaatagcttcaattctagcaaccggagcaaaagtttcatcaaaatcaagacATTCCTCTTgattgtatccttgagctactagtctagcctAATTTCTAATAACAAGCTTCcatactttatttctctcaagtTGATTGGGTTCTTCTTGTATAGCAAGAATCCAACTCTCATCATTTTGAGCTTCATCATAAGACTTTGGTTCTAATTGAGAAACAAATACAACATTACCAAAGTATTTTcaaagttgagctcttgtcatcaatttttgtgaagggctaTTAATGATGTCCTCCTTTGGATGATCTCTATGATATCTCCTCCTTTGGATGATCTCTATGATATCTCCATCTTGAGGTAGGTCATCATGATGTGGTTCATCAATTTGGAGCTCTTCAATACTGGGCAATACTTCTTAACTATCTTCTTAATCTTTCTCATTTGCATTTTCATTAACACTTCCATCCGCATTTGCACTTTGAGGCTCATTAATAGATTGATTTTGTTGCTTTTCAATCTCATCCCTTTTTGTTCCAAAAGTTCCacctagttcatcatcatcacaaACAATCTTTCTTTCCAAGGAGTTATtagtttcatcaaatacaacatgAATAGTTTCTTTAACTAACAAAGTTCTCCTATTAAAGACTCTATATGCTTTACTATGTATAGAATATCTAAGAAAAATACCTTCATCTGATTTCATATCAAACTTTTTGAGGTTATCCtttttgttattcaaaatgtaacactTACAACCAGATGCACAAAAGTAAGAAATGCTAGGCTTTCTCCCTTTCCATAATTCATAAGAGGTTTTCTTTAAGATTGGTCTAACCATTGCTCTATTCAAAATATAGCAAGCAGTGTTTATGGCTTCCGCCCAAAAATATTTTGGAAGATTGTTTTCACTAAGCATTGTTCTTACCATTTCTTGTAAAGTTCTATTTTTTCTCtttacaactccattttgttgtggagtcctAGGAGCCAAGAAGTTATGAAAAATACCATTCTTTGAACAAAATTCATCAAAAGATTAGTTTTCAAACTCTCTCCCATGGTCACTTCTAATTGAGGAAATGTGTAAACCTTTTTCACTTTGTACTTTCTTTCAAAAAGATGTAAATATATCAAAAGTTTCATCCTTGTGTGCTAGAAAATATGTCCATGTATACCTTGTGTAATCATCCACTATGACTAATGCATATGCTTTACCACTAAGACTTATAGGAGTAATAGGACCAAACAAATCAAGATGCAATAGCTCAAGAGGTCTAGATGTTGAGACAACATTCTTTGGTTTAAAGGAAACTTTGGTTTGTTTTCCAAGAGAATAAGGCTTGCAAACATGatctttttcaaaattaatttttggcAAACCTTTAACAAGATCATATCTTAAAAGTTTTGAAATAACATGCATGCTAGCATGACCAAGTCTCCTATGCCATAAACAACTATCTTCTTTAAAAGACACAAGAcacctttcatttccattatcaatatcattcaaatcaaGCAAATATACATTTTTACTTCTAGGTGCAACGAACAATGTATGATCATCATTCAAACTTCTAATTTCACAATGTGaagaattaaaaataactttGTAACCTTTATCACATAATTGACTTACACTAAGAGGATtgaatttcaaaccttcaactaGTGCAACATCCTTTATGCTTGAATTCTTCCCAATGAAGCCATTTCTAATGATGTAAGCTTTGCCTTTGTCACCAAATCTCACATGTCCACCACTTTTCATGGTAAGGTTTGAAAATTTTTCTTTCTCTCTAGTCATGTGCCTTGAGCAAGCACTATCAACATACCACTATTCACATTCTTGCTTACTTCAAAGGCATACCTGAAATTATTTGACTATTTCTTAGGTATCCAAGTAAATTTGGATCCTTAGGGGTTAGAGACATTAGAAACTGTTCCTTTAGATACCCAAATCTTTTTCACCTTTAAAGAACCTTTTCTTATGGGACAATGACTAACCATATGACCATTTTGATTATAATGGAAACAAATAACATTTggtaatgaagaagatgaagcttttacAAAGAAATTCTTGTATTTTCCATAGTGCATAAATCCATTATAATCAAGACCagattttttatttgaaaatctTTGAGAACCAAGTAAAGTATCAAGAATTTGTGTGCCATTGGTGAATTTAGCTAAATCATTTGTCAATGATTCCACCTTAGCTTTCAACATTCTGTTTTTCTCAATGAGTTTTTCACAAGTAGTTTTTGAATCTTCTAACTCctttttcaactcatcaaacaatagcatttgatttttataaaactTGTTTTCTTGCATAGCAATACTTATAGAAATATTTTCTAATCTTAAGGAAGCAATTTCTTTATTTAAAGAAGAACATCTTTTCTTATAAACTTTGTATTCTTTATGCAATTTGGCAAATGCATCTTCATATTCTTCAATACTAAGTGATTCAGAATTATTTACCTCATTATTGCTTTCTTTTTGGTGAGAACTTTCTGGTTTGTTGTCTTTTATTGCCATGAGACAAATGTGTGCAACCTCCTTGTCAATTGAGGAGTCTTCACTATCCTTCCAACCAGCAACAAATGCTTTCTTGCTCTTGTCCTTTGAATTATTCTTTTTTAGTTTAGGACaatttggcttaatgtggccaGGTTTATTGCATTCGAAGCATTTGATCTCTCTTTGATCCTTGCTTGTTTCACTTTTGGGAGAATAGTTCTTTAAAAACTTCTTATATTTCAAACCTCCCTTTTTGAATGCTTTCTTGAATCTTCTTGTAATCATAGCAATATCATCTTTATCACTTGAACTATTGGAGCTGTCACTTGAGTCAGCCTTAAAAGCTATAATATTCCTTTTCTCATCCTCTTTGTTTGATTTCAAGGcaattcctttctttttcttttcatcaacCACATTGCTCTTATTCTTATCATAAAGCATTTCATGAGCGATAAGAGAACCAATCAGCTCATCATAAATGAATTTAAAGAAGCCTTTAGTGTCAAAAATCGCTGTCACTTTTGTTTCCCATGATTTAAGTAGTGATCTCAAGACTTTCTTGACTAATTCTTCTTCAGTAAATTCCTTTTCAAGTGCTTTGAGAACATTCACCAGATCAGTGAATCTTGTGCTCATTTCTAAAATGGTTTctccaggtttcatctcaaacaGCTCATATTCTCAAACAAGtttattggctttgaattccttcACTTGATTAGTCCCTTCATAAGAGACTTTAAATTTATCCCACACTTCTTTTGCAGATGTGCAAcctgaaatacgattatactcaGTTGCATCAAGTGCACAATGAAGAATATTTAAAgctttaaaatttaaagaaacttTCTTCTAACCAAGTTCATTATATTTCTCTTTAAGTTTTTCTCTATAACCATCAGCATGCAATACTAATGGAATTTCAGAACCTTTAACAATTCTTTGCCATGCTTCAATATCAACAGATTGTATGAAGTTTCTCATCCTTACTttccaaaataaaaaattataaacattAAACAAAGGTGGTTTAGTGATAGAG encodes:
- the LOC110670037 gene encoding uncharacterized protein LOC110670037; this translates as MKPGETILEMSTRFTDLVNVLKALEKEFTEEELVKKVLRSLLKSWETKVTAIFDTKGFFKFIYDELIGSLIAHEMLYDKNKSNVVDEKKKKGIALKSNKEDEKRNIIAFKADSSDSSNSSSDKDDIAMITRRFKKAFKKGGLKYKKFLKNYSPKSETSKDQREIKCFECNKPGHIKPNCPKLKKNNSKDKSKKAFVAGWKDSEDSSIDKEVAHICLMAIKDNKPESSHQKESNNEVNNSESLSIEEYEDAFAKLHKEYKVYKKRCSSLNKEIASLRLENISISIAMQENKFYKNQMLLFDELKKELEDSKTTCEKLIEKNRMLKAKVESLTNDLAKFTNGTQILDTLLGSQRFSNKKSGLDYNGFMHYGKYKNFFVKASSSSLPNVICFHYNQNGHMVSHCPIRKGSLKVKKIWVSKGTVSNVSNP